The following are from one region of the Microbacterium sp. cx-55 genome:
- a CDS encoding pentapeptide repeat-containing protein, which yields MTNRSRAQAERPRPPRITPIVDVTREPIESASLLTHSNLELVEISGDLTGVDLEGIGLSESLLRDISARELHLRSASLVETRLERVDAPVLGAASLSLRDVVVQDSRIGSAELYDSTWQSVHVTGCRLGYLNLRSARLTDLLFTDCTIDELDLSAAVVSRMAFRDTTVRALTLHGARLTDVDLRTLDPGRIDGIEGLRGASLSTDQLQALAPALAEALGIHIAD from the coding sequence GTGACGAACCGCAGCCGCGCCCAGGCCGAGCGACCCCGGCCGCCCCGCATCACGCCGATCGTCGACGTCACGCGCGAACCGATCGAGTCCGCGAGCCTGTTGACGCACTCGAACCTCGAGCTGGTCGAGATCTCGGGAGACCTCACCGGCGTCGACCTCGAGGGAATCGGGCTCAGCGAATCGCTTCTGCGCGACATCTCGGCGCGCGAGCTGCACCTGCGCTCCGCGTCGCTCGTCGAGACCCGGCTCGAGCGAGTCGACGCACCGGTGCTGGGGGCAGCGTCCCTGTCGCTCCGCGACGTCGTCGTGCAGGACTCCCGCATCGGATCCGCCGAACTCTACGACTCCACCTGGCAGTCCGTGCACGTCACCGGATGCCGCCTCGGCTACCTCAACCTGCGCTCCGCGCGCCTCACCGACCTGCTCTTCACCGACTGCACGATCGACGAGCTCGACCTGAGTGCGGCGGTCGTCAGCCGGATGGCGTTCCGCGACACGACCGTCCGCGCGCTCACGCTGCACGGCGCGCGCCTCACCGACGTCGACCTGCGCACCCTCGACCCGGGGCGCATCGACGGCATCGAGGGCCTGCGCGGCGCGAGCCTCAGCACCGATCAGCTGCAGGCGCTCGCGCCCGCTCTCGCCGAGGCGCTCGGTATCCACATCGCCGACTGA
- a CDS encoding DUF2510 domain-containing protein: protein MTDNISASGAPTGATPAGWYADPWAPGVVRYWDGAVWTPHVQAPHVQAPPTRTPEVNTQTVWIWLIALLPLVSVLTIVIVPWRSILEETIAASMDPRRAPFASLGIYTSPWYLLAMFVGIVLSGLIVWFAYLDHRELRARGIDRPFPWPWAFLNSVYAVGRAIVSIRRTGRGAGVLWAVGLANLAGLIAGGVIVGISIEVTLDSITDIVRSANSYR from the coding sequence GTGACCGACAACATCTCCGCATCCGGTGCACCGACGGGCGCGACGCCGGCGGGCTGGTACGCCGATCCGTGGGCGCCCGGCGTCGTCCGCTACTGGGACGGCGCCGTGTGGACGCCGCACGTGCAGGCTCCGCACGTGCAGGCGCCGCCCACGCGCACCCCCGAGGTGAACACGCAGACCGTGTGGATCTGGCTCATCGCGCTGCTGCCGCTGGTGTCGGTGCTCACGATCGTAATCGTGCCGTGGCGCTCGATCCTGGAAGAGACCATCGCGGCGAGCATGGACCCTCGGCGCGCACCGTTCGCGTCGCTCGGCATCTACACCTCGCCCTGGTACCTGCTGGCGATGTTCGTCGGGATCGTCCTCAGCGGACTGATCGTGTGGTTCGCCTATCTCGACCACCGCGAACTGCGCGCCCGCGGAATCGACCGGCCGTTCCCGTGGCCGTGGGCGTTCCTGAACTCCGTCTACGCGGTCGGGCGCGCGATCGTCAGCATCCGCCGCACGGGCCGCGGAGCGGGCGTGCTGTGGGCCGTGGGCCTCGCAAACCTTGCTGGATTGATCGCCGGCGGAGTCATTGTCGGAATCTCCATCGAGGTCACCCTCGACTCGATCACCGACATCGTCCGCTCGGCGAACAGCTACCGCTGA
- a CDS encoding DUF1653 domain-containing protein: MDGNDQGTPDAVSPGVYAHFRGARYEVIGVGRHSETEEWHVFYRQLYGDGGSWVRPLQMFVEEVDRDGYRGPRFARVSD, encoded by the coding sequence ATGGACGGCAACGATCAGGGCACCCCGGATGCGGTGTCCCCGGGCGTGTACGCGCACTTCCGCGGCGCGCGGTACGAAGTGATCGGCGTCGGTCGGCACAGCGAGACCGAGGAGTGGCACGTCTTCTACCGCCAGCTGTACGGCGACGGCGGGTCATGGGTGCGCCCCCTTCAAATGTTCGTGGAGGAGGTCGACCGCGACGGCTATCGCGGCCCCCGCTTCGCTCGCGTGAGCGACTGA